One part of the Rutidosis leptorrhynchoides isolate AG116_Rl617_1_P2 chromosome 1, CSIRO_AGI_Rlap_v1, whole genome shotgun sequence genome encodes these proteins:
- the LOC139863495 gene encoding homeobox protein BEL1 homolog, translating to MIEMAQEGKIIRENNDIIGDYSYSDNDQHHHHHADSSTNPNATTSFETSPLEMFNFGSHNSVSHNSVLLWKGPSNPSSSSSKNIIDSDFYHFDDDSSLQRCLFPNERPTQGLSLSLSSVNPSTIGLQSFELLRPQDHNYQHQNHQGYFGKYISMDHDQHHDDMMTTQDCFLGKPVNIINSSGGDGDGDGGYNHHQSLEYNLRSSRYLVPAQEILNEFCNLGSKQRNNSLKERAEATTSNQGQDNNNASSSKTKPLSSIEFMELQKRKTKLIQMLEEVDRRYKHYCDQMKAVVSSFEAVAGDGSAKVYSSLASKAMSRHFRCLRDGIVNQIKTMKVAMGEKDVTTLGSSRGETPRLRVLDQTLRQQRAFQQMTMMDSHPWRPQRGLPESSVSVLRAWLFEHFLHPYPNDVDKHILARQTGLSRSQVSNWFINARVRLWKPMVEEMYMEETKTNQEEGTSDELNENLLIDQKPTADELVRIDSECLSSIINHPENVDHHHHHLHHTYHRVTNSFGAVDLDISTYNNSNNNHGGGDVSLTLGLQQHGTSGNGGVGGSGVSLAFSTTSQSSLFYPRDHMEEGQTPVQYSSLLEGDQGQNLPYRNLMGAQLLHDLAG from the exons ATGATTGAAATGGCTCAAGAAGGGAAGATCATTAGAGAAAATAATGATATTATAGGTGATTATAGTTACTCTGATAatgatcaacatcatcatcatcatgcagaTTCATCAACTAACCCTAATGCTACAACTAGCTTTGAAACAAGCCCTTTAGAGATGTTCAACTTTGGGTCACACAACTCAGTGAGTCACAACTCAGTCCTATTATGGAAAGGCCCATCTaacccttcttcttcttcttccaaaaACATCATTGATTCAGATTTCTATCACTTTGATGACGACTCATCTCTTCAAAGATGTTTGTTTCCAAATGAAAGGCCAACTCAAGGGCTTTCTCTTTCGCTTTCTTCAGTTAACCCTTCCACAATAGGATTACAATCATTTGAGCTTCTAAGACCACAAGACCACAATTATCAACATCAAAACCATCAGGGGTATTTTGGGAAATACATAAGTATGGATCATGACCAACATCATGATGACATGATGACTACTCAAGATTGTTTTTTGGGAAAGCCAGTAAATATCATCAATAgtagtggtggtgatggtgatggtgatggtggttatAACCACCATCAAAGCTTAGAGTACAACTTAAGAAGCTCAAGGTACTTGGTTCCAGCACAAGAAATTCTCAATGAGTTTTGTAATCTTGGATCAAAGCAAagaaataattctctaaaagaaagGGCTGAAGCTACAACTTCAAATCAGGGGCAAGATAACAATAATGCTAGTTCTTCAAAGACCAAACCTTTATCATCTATTGAATTCATGGAATTGCAAAAAAGAAAAACCAAGTTAATTCAAATGCTTGAAGAG GTTGATAGAAGATACAAGCACTATTGTGATCAAATGAAAGCGGTTGTATCATCATTTGAAGCCGTGGCTGGTGATGGTTCTGCGAAAGTTTACTCGTCATTGGCATCAAAAGCAATGTCAAGACATTTTAGGTGTTTGAGAGATGGGATTGTAAATCAAATAAAGACAATGAAGGTTGCAATGGGAGAAAAGGATGTTACCACCCTGGGTTCAAGTCGTGGTGAGACTCCTAGGCTCAGGGTTCTTGATCAAACACTGCGACAACAAAGGGCTTTTCAACAAATGACCATGATGGATAGCCATCCTTGGAGGCCTCAACGTGGGTTACCTGAGAGTTCGGTATCTGTTCTTCGTGCTTGGCTATTCGAGCACTTTCTCCATCC GTACCCTAACGACGTAGATAAGCACATTCTTGCACGACAGACCGGTCTCTCTAGAAGCCAA GTATCAAATTGGTTCATTAATGCAAGAGTAAGGCTTTGGAAGCCTATGGTGGAGGAAATGTACATGGAAGAAACAAAAACAAATCAAGAAGAAGGCACTTCGGATGAGTTAAACGAAAACCTCCTAATAGACCAAAAACCGACTGCTGATGAACTTGTTCGAATAGATTCCGAGTGTCTTTCTTCAATAATCAACCATCCTGAAAAtgttgatcatcatcatcatcaccttcaCCATACTTATCATAGGGTTACAAATTCGTTTGGGGCGGTGGATCTAGACATTTCAACTTACAACAATAGTAACAACAATCATGGTGGTGGTGATGTTTCTTTGACGTTAGGGTTACAACAACACGGTACCAGTGGAAATGGTGGTGTTGGTGGTAGTGGTGTGAGTTTAGCATTTTCAACAACTTCTCAAAGTTCCTTATTTTACCCTCGTGATCACATGGAAGAAGGTCAAACACCAGTCCAATATTCATCTCTCTTGGAAGGTGATCAAGGACAAAACTTGCCTTACAGAAACTTAATGGGTGCACAACTCCTTCATGATTTGGCTGGCTAA